The DNA sequence TAGGTGTCTGGCTCCTTGTAAATATGAGGAAGCCGGTTGGCAAAAGATGGTGACGCGGCTACTATGTGCCCCTTCGGGATATCATACTCCTTCCCCTCGCGGGTTTTTACGCTGAAATCACTATGCGAGCTTCGCAGCAGAATGATCAGTGGAGGGTGCAATCTGAGAGCTTCCTTGATGCAACGATACAGGACATCCATCTCTGCCAGTATATCATGATCAACCTTCTTTCCATGCTTTTTCATTATGTTTTTCTGCTCCTCTGACACAGCAGATAAGAACTCCTTGTGACGGAGGAGATAGGCCCCGGTCCAAGTGGAAGTGATAGAGCTAGTGTGTTGCCCAGCAAAGAGAGCAGCAATGAGCAAGCCAGTGACCTCAGATTCAGTTGTTGGTCGGCCATTTTTGTACTTTGAGTCAATGAAGCATTGCAACATGTCATTCTCAGACTGTGCAGCACGCTTACGGGAATTTATGATCTCTGCAAAGATATCTGAAAGCTTCTTTCGGGCCTGGTCACGGCGGCGGTGAGCTGGGATGGGAAGGTATGGGAAGATGACACTGATAGGAAGCATGCCATTGTCAAGGTCATGGAACAATGCGGAAACATCATCAAAGAGCTTATTACGAACTTCTCGACCCAAAAGGCATCTGCTGGCGGTCAATATGATCAGATGCTCCAGCTCATATTTTAAGTCCACCTCGCCACTGTCTCCCCACTTGGAAAAGTAATCCTGCACAGTACA is a window from the Malus domestica chromosome 16, GDT2T_hap1 genome containing:
- the LOC103433156 gene encoding sterol 14-demethylase-like, whose protein sequence is MVTMDMDNKLFSVGLMILATLVVAKLISALIMSRSGKRLPPVVNTWPVLGGLLRFLKGPIIMLREEYPKLGSVFTLNLLNKKITFLIGPEVSAHFFKASEADLSQQEVYQFNVPTFGPGVVFDVDYTVRQEQFRFFTEALRVNKLKGYVDQMVTEAEDYFSKWGDSGEVDLKYELEHLIILTASRCLLGREVRNKLFDDVSALFHDLDNGMLPISVIFPYLPIPAHRRRDQARKKLSDIFAEIINSRKRAAQSENDMLQCFIDSKYKNGRPTTESEVTGLLIAALFAGQHTSSITSTWTGAYLLRHKEFLSAVSEEQKNIMKKHGKKVDHDILAEMDVLYRCIKEALRLHPPLIILLRSSHSDFSVKTREGKEYDIPKGHIVAASPSFANRLPHIYKEPDTYDPDRFAAGREEDKSAGAFSYISFGGGRHGCLGEPFAYLQIKAIWSHLLRNFELELVSPFPETDWNAMVVGVKGKVMVRYKRRELSVE